A window of Canis lupus baileyi chromosome 3, mCanLup2.hap1, whole genome shotgun sequence genomic DNA:
ACGGGTCGGGAATGGTGTCCACTCCTAGGGGACCGGCAGCTGCTGCACATTCTGGGAGGGGACTAATACTTCTCCATCACTTATTGGTGGCTACTGACAGACTGTGCTCAGACAAGCATGGCTGCCAGGTATCGGGCCATCCTTGCTGACTGCGCCGCAGGGCTCGTGGCCTCTGCTCTGTGGGGCTGTGGCCATGGCCCCACTGCTGGGACTGGTCCCACCCTGGACATGCTGAGCAGAATGGCCTCCAGGAGTTCCCAGAAGGAGCAGGAGGGGTGTGAGGAGAGGCCTGCCTGCTGCCGACCCCGCGGGGCTCCTACCGGGAGGAAGACACTGCATGGACCCGCTGGTGCAGGGACACCTGGAGGAGGGAACCGCAGGGGACTTGGGGGAGTAGTGGGCTTTCCATTTTTGAGACAGTCCCTGTGGGGGCGTGTGGAACATGGCCAGTTGTGAGGCTGTGGTGGGAGATAGGGACTGTCTCAGCTGAACACCAGGCGGAGGTGCCGGCATCTAACTGAGGCAAAGATGGGAGAAGAGGTTCGGGGAGGGAGGAGCTATTTTTAGGTATGAATTTGAGGTGTCTGTAGATCCCACGTGGAGATGCCACACAGGCAGCGAGAGCTCAGAgcagacggggtggggggcaggcaggagagGTGGAGAAACCAGCAAAGGAgctcagggaggagaggggaccatGAGAGGTGGGCCTCTGGGAAGGAGGCCTCCAGAACCGTCCCCATGCTGCCAGGCAGGAGGAAGGGTTGCAGCCAGCGGGGATGACAAGACCCAAGGGTGGAACCCAGAGGTCCCTCTCCTGGGCTCTCCTGTGGGCCAAACaggaggtcaaggtggggacagGCCCAGATCTGTTGTCCTGGGTGCTGATCTCCTGAGTGGGGCCACCCCACCCAGGATCTCTAGGCCCAGGAGagcttcttggaggaggagggAATCTTGACAGGCCTGATGCTGGATGGAGCCTTGTGAGGAGAATTCAGAGTTCCTTAGAGGCAAACAGTTCTGCAGTTCAGAGGGTTCGTGGCCTGAGCCTGGAcagtggagggaagggagggtgagAAACACCGCATGGCCTTGGTGGGAGATGGAACCGGCAAGAGTCCAGGGAACCCTGCCTGGGCAGCTGGAACATCCCAGGAGTGGCAGAGCAGGCCACAGACATGTGGCTCCGTGGAGACAGGGCAGGAGAACCCCCCTGGGAGAGGGGGTGAGAGATGGACTCCAGGCAGAGCCCCCTGGGCCTCCCCACAGAGAAGTGAGGAAGGGGAGATGCCTGCAAAGgatgaaggagcagaaggaagacCAGAGGCCCAAGGGGCCTTGGGCAGAAAGGACAAGGATGAAAGGGCCAGagaagggaggacagaggggcagagccaggggccAGCAAATGGGCGGTGACCCAGCAGGGTCGCCTCTGAGCCCCTGcgccagaggagggaggagggagatacATGGGcaagcgccccccccccgccccgccccccgggcgcTTCGCTCCAACCACTGGCCTCACACCCCGGACAGCCTCTTGCCTGGTGAGCCGGCCCTGCCTGGGCGAGTCCGCCGGCCCCTTCCTGACCTCAGCTCGGCCCGAGGGCTGCTTTAGGACCAGCAGGGCGGGCGAAGGGGGCCGCTTCCTGCCGGGGTCGCCGCCCGCCCCGCGGGACAGGTGCCAGCCCGCCCTGCCGCCCCCAGGCACCACATCCACTACGTGATCCCTTACGACGGGGACCAGTCGGTGGTGGACGCCTCCGAGAACTACTTCGTGACCGACAACGTCACCAAGCAGGAGATCGACCTCatgctggggctgctgctgggctTCTGCATCAGCTGGTTCCTGGTGTGGATGGACGGCGTCCTGCACTGCGCCGTGCGCGCCTGGAGGGCTGGCCGGCGCTACGGTGAGTGAGGGCGGCGGGGCACGGGCCCCGCCCCGGGGTCAccccggccctgccccgcccccggctAACGGGTCCAGGCCCCGCCTCCCACAAGACCCTGCCGGTGCCCCCCCcaccggccccgccccgcccccaccagaACACGCCCCCAAGGACAGCCACGCCCCCTTAGACACGCCGCGCCCTGACCGCGCCCCCCTCCGCAGATGGCTCGTGGACCTGGCTGCCCAAGCTGTGCAGCCTGCGGGAGCTGGGCCGGCGGCCGCACAGGCCCTTCGAGGAGGCGGCCGGCAACATGGTGCACGTGAAGCAGAAACTCTACCACAACGGCCACCCGAGCCCGCGGCATCTCTGAGCCGCGCGCAGGACTCGCGGGGCCTTCGGCCAACGCGCCCACGCACACGGGACTGGACGGCCGCCCCGGGCCAGGGCGCCCGCAGCTGCCGGGCGTGTCCAGCGGAAGGTGCTGtctcctcttctttttataaAGGGGGTCGGGGCGGGGAAGGCCGCCGGTCTGGGGGCAGGACCCTGGCCTCCCGGGCTGGACGGGGCGCGGGAAccggggcggggggcacgggCACCTGTGCGGGCCGCCAGGACCACCTGCTCGCCCCCACGCGCTGCAGTCTCGCCTGTGCCGGGCCCACGTCTGTTACTTAAACCCGGCTGTTTCCTGTGCGCCCGGCGGCCTCTTGGGGCCAGTCCTGGCAGAGGGAAACGAGGCCAGGAGAGGGTCTTGGCAGGGAAGGGGGCGGCCCCCGGCCGCGCCCACGTCTGCACACGGGAGCATGTGCATGGGGCGTGTGCGTCCGCGGGCCGCAATgggggtggagggcggggggcaggggtctGGTGGAGGCCCCAGCCTAGCAGCAATAAGGCCCCCGAGCCCCACTGCGGCAAGTGTGGCCACCCTGCCCAGGGCATCCCCGGTCGGGCGCCTCACTgtgacccccacccctgctggtcAGTAAATTCTCCAGAAagctccagcctctgcctcttctttcaTCTCTGAACCTGTAACCCCTTCAACCCCTGCCCCCCCAAATCAGCCATGAGATACACATTGTGAGGTATCCTGTCAAGAGTTTTTATTGGATTCTGATAAAAAGACCCCAACTCCAATGGATGGAGGGCCACATCCCTTGGGTAAGGGAAACCCCACCACACACCAGAAGTTCCTGGCCAATGGGTCTGGGGTCTTGCAGGCACTCGCACCAATTGCTGGCAGCTAGTTCTTACCCCTGGGTGCATCACAGTCAGATGTGTGcagggcttctccctctccctagttcagggagtgggggcagactgggagaagcagctcccacCCAGCAGTACAATGACGTGCTCTGCACAACCCTCACTTGCTGGGTAAGACTGGGCAAGGTCAGGCCCCTACCCATGCCCCGACCTCCCTCACCTAGGCCCCTACCCATGCCCCGACCTCCCTCACCTAGGCCCCTCTGGTCACAGATGTAGCAGCCAGGAGAGCTTAGCCAGCACCTGAGAACCGGCAGTGCCAACTTCACCACTGTTCCTAGGCATGGGTCTGGCTTGGAAACATATCTCCCAGTAGCGTCCTGGGGTCAGGGGATGGCCCCAGCCTGGCTCTCTCCAGCAAGCACCACAGTCTGGAGGACAGAGGAGCCAACCCCACCACAAAGACGCCACAGCTGCCGCTGGTCCCAAGCAGAGGCCTTTAATGCTGTCCTGGCCCTGACTGGAGGAGTATTTAAAAATGCTGAGGTGGGCGGCTGTGTAGGCCGATCACCATGAGATGTGGGCATCTTGGTGCTTCTTCCTGGTAAAGCCATCTGGGTACTCAGGCCCAGCTCATTCAG
This region includes:
- the TMEM240 gene encoding transmembrane protein 240 — translated: MSMSANTMIFMILGASIVMAIACLMDMNALLDRFHNYILPHLRGEDRVCHCNCGRHHIHYVIPYDGDQSVVDASENYFVTDNVTKQEIDLMLGLLLGFCISWFLVWMDGVLHCAVRAWRAGRRYDGSWTWLPKLCSLRELGRRPHRPFEEAAGNMVHVKQKLYHNGHPSPRHL